The following nucleotide sequence is from Caldicellulosiruptor saccharolyticus DSM 8903.
ATGGTAAGAAAAGCTGGTCTGAAAAGGTGTTTACTGCAAAGCTAAACGAGGTAATTAGCGAAAGAGACTTTCACTATGACTTTATAAAATGGTTGGAAAAGCAGATATAGAAAAAAGGGCTACAAAACCAGAAGACTTGGTTAGTAGCCCCATTTTACTTTCTATAGAATCACCTGCTTGTTCTTATAATAGATAATTCTCAAACCTTCCAACGTCAAAATAGGATTAACAATTTGGATAGTCTTTGACTCTTGAGCAATTAATCTTGCAAGCCCACCTGTTGCAATCACTTTTGCATCCTTTTCATTCATCTCTTCTCTGATTTTGTTTACCATATAATCAACAAGACCAACATATCCGTAGATAATACCTGACTGCATCGCATGCACTGTATTTTTGCCAATGACTGTTGGTGGTTTTTGAAGTTCTATTCTGTGAAGTTTGCTTGCATGTGAAAAAAGAGCTTCTGCTGATATTTTTATTCCAGGTGCAATTGCACCACCAAGGTATTCTGATTTAGAGCTCAGGGCACAAAATGTTGTTGCTGTACCAAAGTCAATTATCACGGCAGGTCCGCCATATAGCTCATTTACAGCAACTGCATTGACAATCCTGTCTGAGCCAACCTCCTTAGGATTTTCAGTTTTGATGTTCAAACCTGTCTTAATTCCAGGTCCTACAACAATCGGTGTGCAATTGAAGTACTTTTGGATGGCCCTTTCAAATGAGTACATTATAGGTGGTACCACAGAAGATATTATAACATCCATTATTTCAGATGGTGATATACCACTGTAGCTTAGCATTTGAGTCATCAAGATTCCGAACTCATCTGCTGCCTTTTCCTTGTCTGTCTTCATCCTGTAGCTTGCAAGAAGATCTTTTCCTTTATAAACCCCAAACACAATGTTTGTATTTCCAATATCAACAACTAAAAGTTTGTCTTTCATCGTATCTTCACCTTTTAAGAAGTTTATTCAACTACAACAGCAGTTCCTGTGACAGAGACCATTAGCATACTTCCGTTTGTTCCCAAAACCTCATAATCAATGTCAATTCCAACTACAGCATTTGCACCAAGCATTGCAGCCCTGTTTTGAAGTTCTTGCAGAGCTTCTTCTCTTGCCCTTATAAGTTCATTTTCGTATGTTCCGGACCTTCCGCCAAATATGTCTGTGATAGAAGCTATAAAGTCTTTTACAAGATTGACTCCTACAATTACTTCACTGCTCACAATTCCTTTGTAGTCCACAATTTTCTTGCCTTCAATAGAAGGAGTTGTTGTAACAATCATCAAAAAAACCTCCTAAAATTCAAATTCCACATCAGAAAGTCTTCTCTTGAGCTCTTCCATAACTCTTATTTCATCCTCAGGTGTTTTTGCCTCAAATGTGACTGAGAATCTCACAAAATGTCCTGCGTCATCCCATGGAACTGTTGAGATGCACTTTTCTGTGATTAAGTATTCCGAAAACTCTTCAGCTGTCTCAAACCTTCGGCCATTTTTAATTCCCTTTGGAATCTCAACGTACAAATAGAAAGACCCCTTTGGTTTTTGAGCATCAAAACCAAGCTCTCTCAATGTTTTCACAAGAAGGTCATGACGGCGGGAATATTTTTCATTTATCTTCTCAGTAATTTCAGGATGCTCAAGAGCATAAATACCTGCTTTTTGAATTGCCTTAAACTGACCAGAGTCGTTATTGTCTTTGACAGCTGCAAATGCCTTTACAACCAGTTCGTTTCCTGCAACAAATGCAAGTCTCCAACCTGTCATGTTGTAGGCCTTTGAAAGTGAATGAATTTCAACTCCAACCTCTTTTGCACCATCAACAGATAAAAAAGACAGAGGTTTGTATCCATCAAACACCAAAGCAGCATATGCAGCGTCATGTACAACTATAATGTTGTTCTTTGCAGCAAACTCAACAACCTCTTCAAAGAATTCCTTTGTTGCAACAGCACCGCATGGGTTGTTTGGATAATTTAAGTACATCAGTTTTGCTCTTTTTTTGATATCAGCAGGAATAGAACTTAAATCCGGCAAGAAGTTATTCTCTTTCAAAAGTGGAACGTTGTAAACCTCTCCGCCAAGCCACTTTGTGATTGTACCAAGCACAGGATAACCTGGCACCGTCATGATTGTCACATCACCAGGGTTTATAAATGCATATGGCAAGAGCGCCAATGCTGACTTTGAACCGATTGCATGGTTGACCTCTGTGTCAGGGTTAATTTCCTTTACACCATATACTCTTTCTAAATACTTTGCAGCTGCTACTTTGAATTCATAAATTCCATTATCAGCATATCCTCTGTTTTCATCTTTTCCAGCTTCATAGGCCAAAGTTCCAATTATACCCATGTCTGCTTTCTCATCCGGCTCACCAACACCCATGTCAATTAGCTCCATATCAGGGTGAAGCTCTTTTGCCTTAGCCTTTGCTCTTTTAATTTTTTCGAACTTATATAAAACTGTCTCTTTTCCAAAGTTGCTTCCACCAATTCGCTCTGCAAACATGTTCTGAATAAAGCTTTCCATTTAATATCTACCTCCTTCAAAAATCACAAATTTATATTTTCTGTGTTATTTTTCTTGTAAATTAGTGGTAATTTATTTTGGTTCCAATGAAATAGAAACATTCAAAACTAATGTGTTAGTGATATTTTAACATAAATCAATAAAAATTTGAAAGGGCAATATGCTTTTATATAGTGTGGAGAATTTTCGAAAAATTTTTTTATCAGAATATCCCTACATTTAAGAAATTGAAAGCAACACAACTACTTACGGTTTTCCTAATAAATATTTTACACTAAGCTTTTACAAACCATAGCTTATGCACAATTAAAAAATGAGACTTTCAAACCATAAAAAATTTCATTTAACTTTTCCAATTGACCTACAATACCTACCCATGGTATATATCATCATTGAAAATATGAGTTTACAAAAGATAAAGACAAGGGGGTATAGCTGAGATGGAGGTTTTAGAAAAAGGTTTGCGGAAAGGCAATAAAAAGAAAACAGAAGCGAAAAAACTCAACTACAAGCCGTTTGTTGCACTTTTGTTGCCGACAGTTATTATAGCTGGTTTGTTTTGTCCTCTAATGGGACTTTTCGCATTTGTATGTATGGCAGGAGCAGTAGTTTTGAGTTTCTATAAAGGAAGATATTGGTGTTACAGATTCTGTCCAAGAGGTGCTTTTTTGGACGAATTCATCTCTAAACTCAGCTTTCAAAGGTCAGTTCCACAAATTTTGAAGTCAGGTTTTTCAAAGGCATTTTGGGTTGTATTTTTCATGCTTATGATAGTTTTGAATGTGATAAGAAGTGGTGGGGATATATATAAGTTTGGCAAGGGAGTAGTTTTGCTTTTGTGGCTTACCTCTTTATTGGCAATAATTGGTGGAATTTTGTTCAAGCCAAGAACGTGGTGTATTGTCTGCCCGATGGGAACAATAAGTGGTTTGGTAGGGAAAAGGAAAAGACCTATTGAAATAGATGTAAGTAAATGTGTTCAGTGTAAGCTTTGTAATAAAAACTGTCCAATGGAGATAGAGGTTTGCTCTTTTAAAGAAAACGGAATAGTGGAAAGTATAAACTGCATAAGGTGTGAAACTTGTGCTAAGGTATGTCCTAAGGATGCTCTTGTGAGCTTAGATTAAAAGCAGCATTTTGAAGAACTGCTTTTTATTTTTTGCTCTTTTATTACTTATATTTCCTTAATTTCAATTATAATTCTTCTTGTTCTGCATTGACTTGAAAATGGTATTGGAATATAATATATTGTGTTCAGGAAATGTTTTAGACACAATATATAGTGGTATAAAATCTTTAAGGCTGTTTAAAATGAGTATTTTAAAGATTGGCATGTGAAAGGGGTAAAGAAAAATGATAACAAAGGTTATGAAAAGGGATGGGACGATTGTTGACTTTGACCGCAAAAAGATAGAAAATGCGATCTTTAAGGCAGCAAAGGCTGTTGGAGGTTCTAATTATTCAATTGCTGAAAAGCTTACTGACCAGGTCATAGAGCTTTTGGAAAAGAAGTTTGGCTATTCAATCCCTCATGTTGAAGACATTCAGGACATAGTAGAAAAGGTTTTGATAGAAAACGGTCATGCAAAGACAGCAAAAGCTTATATCCTTTACAGAAAACAGCATCAGGATATGAGAGAGTTCAAAAACCTGTTTTTGGACATTGAGAATACAGTTGACCAATATATTGGGAAAGAAGACTGGAGAGTAAATGAAAACAGCAACATGAGCTATTCTCTCCAAGGGCTGAACAACCACATATCAACAGCAGTTATTTCAAAATACTGGCTAAACAAGATATACCCAAAAGAGGTTGCAGAGGCGCATATAAACGGTGATTTTCATCTTCATGATTTGGGTGTTTTAGGCGTATACTGCTGTGGCTGGGATTTGAGAGACCTTCTTTTAAACGGATTTACAGGAGTTGAAGGCAAAGTTGCATCAAAGCCGGCAAAACATTTTAGAAGCGCTCTTGGTCAGGTTGTAAACTTCTTTTATACTTTACAGGGTGAGGCAGCAGGTGCACAGGCATTTTCTAACTTTGACACATACCTTGCACCGTTTATATACTATGACAAACTCACATATTCTGATGTAAAACAAGCACTTCAAGAGTTTGTGTTCAATACAAATGTGCCAACAAGGGTGGGTTTCCAGAGCCCGTTTACAAATATTACGTTGGACTTGGTGCCACCTTCCACTTTGAAAGATGAACCTGTTATCATTGGCGGTCAGATTATGGATAGGACCTATAAAGAGTTTCAACGTGAAATGGATATTTTCAACATGGCATTTGCCGAGGTTATGATGGAAGGAGATGCAAAAGGCAGGATTTTCTCATTCCCGATTCCAACATACAACATAACAAAGGATTTTGACTGGGACAGTCCTGTTGTTGACAAAATCATGGAGATGACAGCAAAGTATGGTCTTCCTTACTTCAGCAATTTTGTAAACTCTGATATGAAACCTGAAGATGCAAGGTCAATGTGTTGCAGACTTAGACTTGACAATCGTGAGCTCAGAAAACGTGGCGGGGGACTTTTTGGTGCAAATCCGCTCACAGGCTCAATTGGAGTTGTTACAATCAACCTTCCAAGAATAGGATACCTGTCAAAGTCCGAAGATGAATACTTTGAAAGATTAGCAAGACTTATGGATATTGCAAAGACAAGCCTTGAAATAAAAAGAGAGGTATTAGAAGATCTTACCAAGAAAGGTTTGTATCCATATTCCAGATTTTATCTGCGCGACATCTATGCACGATTTGGAGAGTATTGGAAGAATCACTTCAATACAATTGGAATTGTTGGAATGCACGAAAGCCTGCTTAACTTTATGGGTGTTGGCATTGATACAAAAGAGGGAAGAGAGTTTGCTATAAAAGTGCTTGACTTTATGAGAGAAAGAATAAGAAAGTACCAGGAAGAGACAGGTATTCTTTACAATCTTGAGGCAACACCTGCAGAAGGAACATCATACAGGCTTGCAAGAAAAGACAAGCAGATGTTCCCAGATATAATTACATCAGGAAAAGACGAGCCATTTTACACAAACTCAACCCAGCTGCCTGTTGACTACACAGATGATATATTCACAGCTTTGGACCATCAAGAAGAGCTTCAGATTCGCTACACAGGCGGAACTGTTTTGCACGGCTTTGTTGGTGAAAAGATTGACGATATTGAGGTTTGCAAAGAGATAGTCAAAAAGATTGCATACAACTATAGAATCCCGTACTACACAATAACACCGACATTCTCTGTATGCCCAGACCACGGATATGTTGCAGGTGAGCACTTTAGCTGTCCGACATGCGGCAAAGAGTGTGAGGTTTACTCAAGAGTTGTTGGCTACTACAGACCCGTTCAGTGCTGGAACAAGGGCAAGCAGGAAGAGTTTAAGTTCAGAAAAGAGTATAAGATTGCGGTAAGAAGGTAATGGTTTTTATTTTTAGTTTAATGAAGAAAGGAGCTGTCTTTTTAACTAATAAAGGCAGTTCCTTTTTTGTTTATATTACAAAATATTGTTGTAGATGAAATTTTAAAAAATATTGACATATCTACTTTTATAGAGTAAAATGAAAATAAGGATTACTAGGAAAATAGAGGTGTTTTAAATGAGTTAATATGATAGTGCAAACTAAATAGTCCAGTATTAACATGTATTAAGTAATTATTAATATTTTAAAATACCAGAAGGGAGAAAAAAACAATGTTAAAGAAGTTAATGGTCTCAATGGTTTTGATCGTTTTAATTATGATATCTCAATTATACACTTTTGCAAACGATAATCTGACGTTAAGTGATTTAGGTATCGCAGATAGAGATATAAAAAAATATGAGTGATGAAAAGAAGAGTTTTTATAACAACCTAAAGATTCTAAATATCAAAGAACAGACAAAGTACTATCAAATAGAAGTAAAGAAAAGTTTGAATATATTGTAACAAATGATATATCATATTTTGAATCAAATGTTTTTTTACAACCAGTAAATACTCATATTATAGGAATAGGAGTAGGTGCAAATTATTCTGTAGTTAAAGATAGCGAGTATTTAAGACACGAATATACATTGTACTCTTCTAATTTAGGTATCTATGAGCCCGGTCAGTATGATTATTACTGGACAGCTTATGAGAAAAGTGCGCAAGGGTACGCATTTGTTATCCAAACGTACGAAACACAAATTAATAATAGAGCTTTTATGGCTTTAAGAATTAAAGCAAATGTATCAAATACAACTGTAGTCGATGCATATGGACATTATGCAAAGTATACAAAGAGTGTAACACCAAGTATTTCGTTTAGTATAAATGGTGCTTCCATAGATATAACACCAACTACAAATTTAATAAAAGCGCCTAATACTCATGTTCAGCTTTATAGATAATGGAGTGAATTTCAATGATGTATGTAAAAAATATTCAATTCCTAAAAAAAGTTTTTTTCTCCTTCTTTACAATAATAGTAGTTTTATTTCTTGCAATTAGTACGGTTTCTTACTGTCAGAAAAATGACATTCGCTTTGTAAAAATAGAAGAAGAATATATTGTTGATGATTTTTCTTATTTTTCCGAAGGAAAGATTATAACAAAGTATAATGGAAAGTACGGTTATATTGACTCCAATGGAAAGAAAGTTACAGATTTTATATATGATAAGGCTCTTCCCTATATCAATGGAATTGCTAATGTTTGTAAAAATGGTAAATGGGGATATGTTGATGAAAAAGGTAATGAGCTGATTCCGTGTAGATTTGATAGTTTAGGGGTCAAGTTTGGAGATGGTTTTCTTCAAAAGAAAGGTAATAAGTGGTATTTTATACAACCTAAAGAGAGAAGGATAAGTATATTTAAAGTTAATTATGATCTCATAAGAGGTATGAGTGAAGGTTTTTCTGCTGTTAAGAAAGGCTCAAAATGGGGGTATATAAATTCTAAAGGGGAACTTGTTATTCCTCTAAAGTTTGATGATGCAGGAGATTTTTCAGAAGGAATTGCACCTGTTAAAATAAATGGGCAATGGACTTATATTAACACAAAAGGAAGTCTTGTTACCAGGGAAATGTTTTTCAGTAGTGTATCTTCGTTTTATATGGGAAGAGGAATTACTAATAAAGATGGTAAATATGGAGTTGTTGATAAAAACGGTAAAATTATTATTAAACCGATTTACTCATGGTTAGGGTTTCCAATAAACAAACTTTTTCCAGCAAGTGTTGGGAATAAATCTGGAGTATTAGACATGAATGGAAATACTGTAGTTAAGTTTGAATATGATTCTATAGGATATTTTTTTGATAATTTAGCACTTGCGCAAAAAGGATCTAAATTTGGATATATAGATTCACACGGAAAAGAGATAATTCCATTTGAGTATGATTATGCAACTGATTTTAATAATGGTTTAGCAATTGTTCAAAAGGGAGATTACTCGATGGTAATTGATAGGAAAAATAATACAAAAGCTAAAGTTAAAAAACCTTACTTCTTTTTAAATATTTCTGAAGGGATAGCGGTTGTAGAAAATGATAGAAAGTTAAAAGGGTTTTATATATTTAGAGAGCTAAGTAATAAAAAGATTGATAATAACAATATAAAGTTATACTATGAAAATCTCAAGTTTTACAATTAAATATTAGTGTATAGGGTTTCTCACTCCATACAAGACGTTTATTTTAGAAGGTTTTAGATATTGATTTGTGGATTAATTTGTTTACTACTAATACCAAATAAAACACCAAACCGCTAATTGGAATGCCAAAAAGGTAGAAGAAATTTTTTGTTTCAATTATTTTTAAAATGGAAATTATTACTGCAGTGCAACAGGATGTTAATAATACTATTTTAGTTAGTTTCCACGGCCTTATAAAGTCAGGTTTTGTATAAATTCCAATTTGTTTCCATACCTCTTCAAATCCATACCTTCCTACAAGCAATGCTAATTCGGGTAGAAACAAATAGACAATTATAACACTTAGCATTAATAGCAGACCACCAAATGATTTGTTAATAATGGAAAGAATAGTGCCGCTGATAAAGCCAATAAAGGCAGGAACTAAAACAAAATATTTAAAAAAGACCTCAAATATTTTACCTATTAACTTCATAGCTTCTCCTCTATTATGTTGCAAATTTTTTTTCATAATATCAAAAAAAACAAT
It contains:
- a CDS encoding LL-diaminopimelate aminotransferase encodes the protein MESFIQNMFAERIGGSNFGKETVLYKFEKIKRAKAKAKELHPDMELIDMGVGEPDEKADMGIIGTLAYEAGKDENRGYADNGIYEFKVAAAKYLERVYGVKEINPDTEVNHAIGSKSALALLPYAFINPGDVTIMTVPGYPVLGTITKWLGGEVYNVPLLKENNFLPDLSSIPADIKKRAKLMYLNYPNNPCGAVATKEFFEEVVEFAAKNNIIVVHDAAYAALVFDGYKPLSFLSVDGAKEVGVEIHSLSKAYNMTGWRLAFVAGNELVVKAFAAVKDNNDSGQFKAIQKAGIYALEHPEITEKINEKYSRRHDLLVKTLRELGFDAQKPKGSFYLYVEIPKGIKNGRRFETAEEFSEYLITEKCISTVPWDDAGHFVRFSVTFEAKTPEDEIRVMEELKRRLSDVEFEF
- a CDS encoding heavy metal-binding domain-containing protein, with translation MIVTTTPSIEGKKIVDYKGIVSSEVIVGVNLVKDFIASITDIFGGRSGTYENELIRAREEALQELQNRAAMLGANAVVGIDIDYEVLGTNGSMLMVSVTGTAVVVE
- a CDS encoding type III pantothenate kinase, which encodes MKDKLLVVDIGNTNIVFGVYKGKDLLASYRMKTDKEKAADEFGILMTQMLSYSGISPSEIMDVIISSVVPPIMYSFERAIQKYFNCTPIVVGPGIKTGLNIKTENPKEVGSDRIVNAVAVNELYGGPAVIIDFGTATTFCALSSKSEYLGGAIAPGIKISAEALFSHASKLHRIELQKPPTVIGKNTVHAMQSGIIYGYVGLVDYMVNKIREEMNEKDAKVIATGGLARLIAQESKTIQIVNPILTLEGLRIIYYKNKQVIL
- a CDS encoding WG repeat-containing protein — translated: MMYVKNIQFLKKVFFSFFTIIVVLFLAISTVSYCQKNDIRFVKIEEEYIVDDFSYFSEGKIITKYNGKYGYIDSNGKKVTDFIYDKALPYINGIANVCKNGKWGYVDEKGNELIPCRFDSLGVKFGDGFLQKKGNKWYFIQPKERRISIFKVNYDLIRGMSEGFSAVKKGSKWGYINSKGELVIPLKFDDAGDFSEGIAPVKINGQWTYINTKGSLVTREMFFSSVSSFYMGRGITNKDGKYGVVDKNGKIIIKPIYSWLGFPINKLFPASVGNKSGVLDMNGNTVVKFEYDSIGYFFDNLALAQKGSKFGYIDSHGKEIIPFEYDYATDFNNGLAIVQKGDYSMVIDRKNNTKAKVKKPYFFLNISEGIAVVENDRKLKGFYIFRELSNKKIDNNNIKLYYENLKFYN
- a CDS encoding 4Fe-4S binding protein, giving the protein MEVLEKGLRKGNKKKTEAKKLNYKPFVALLLPTVIIAGLFCPLMGLFAFVCMAGAVVLSFYKGRYWCYRFCPRGAFLDEFISKLSFQRSVPQILKSGFSKAFWVVFFMLMIVLNVIRSGGDIYKFGKGVVLLLWLTSLLAIIGGILFKPRTWCIVCPMGTISGLVGKRKRPIEIDVSKCVQCKLCNKNCPMEIEVCSFKENGIVESINCIRCETCAKVCPKDALVSLD
- a CDS encoding ribonucleoside triphosphate reductase codes for the protein MITKVMKRDGTIVDFDRKKIENAIFKAAKAVGGSNYSIAEKLTDQVIELLEKKFGYSIPHVEDIQDIVEKVLIENGHAKTAKAYILYRKQHQDMREFKNLFLDIENTVDQYIGKEDWRVNENSNMSYSLQGLNNHISTAVISKYWLNKIYPKEVAEAHINGDFHLHDLGVLGVYCCGWDLRDLLLNGFTGVEGKVASKPAKHFRSALGQVVNFFYTLQGEAAGAQAFSNFDTYLAPFIYYDKLTYSDVKQALQEFVFNTNVPTRVGFQSPFTNITLDLVPPSTLKDEPVIIGGQIMDRTYKEFQREMDIFNMAFAEVMMEGDAKGRIFSFPIPTYNITKDFDWDSPVVDKIMEMTAKYGLPYFSNFVNSDMKPEDARSMCCRLRLDNRELRKRGGGLFGANPLTGSIGVVTINLPRIGYLSKSEDEYFERLARLMDIAKTSLEIKREVLEDLTKKGLYPYSRFYLRDIYARFGEYWKNHFNTIGIVGMHESLLNFMGVGIDTKEGREFAIKVLDFMRERIRKYQEETGILYNLEATPAEGTSYRLARKDKQMFPDIITSGKDEPFYTNSTQLPVDYTDDIFTALDHQEELQIRYTGGTVLHGFVGEKIDDIEVCKEIVKKIAYNYRIPYYTITPTFSVCPDHGYVAGEHFSCPTCGKECEVYSRVVGYYRPVQCWNKGKQEEFKFRKEYKIAVRR